The genomic stretch GACGACGCCCCTGACAACGACACGCACAGTTGTACGATGGCAATGGACAGTGCTAAAGCTACTTTGATAGCATTTGATGCCAATAAACTGAAGTACACCCAATACCAGGAATATTTGAAAGAGCATGAAGACAAGGCTAGCAGTTTAGTGGTGCCTGAATTCGATACAGTATGGGTCACAAAGCGCTATAGCCCGACAGACCAGCGGGTACAAGTTCCGGTACCACGATATAAGTTATTGAGGTCTGCGATTCTCCCTCCTGTGGAAAAGGACTGGGTGCCGCCAAGCAACCCTCCTTTGCGCAGTTTTCATCGCACTCAGAGTAAGATCTATGCACCCTTCCCGAGCACGCGATGCG from Pomacea canaliculata isolate SZHN2017 linkage group LG8, ASM307304v1, whole genome shotgun sequence encodes the following:
- the LOC112571034 gene encoding uncharacterized protein LOC112571034, whose product is MAMDSAKATLIAFDANKLKYTQYQEYLKEHEDKASSLVVPEFDTVWVTKRYSPTDQRVQVPVPRYKLLRSAILPPVEKDWVPPSNPPLRSFHRTQSKIYAPFPSTRCEDFSTLRQMLPSSGSVHKERPPNWGTGHVYAHLPIVSERAPTRFPRVNSPMTRYMEHMHQSSPLLHMF